AAACTAGTGCAGCAGCACATCTTAAGCTTAAAGAAAGAGGTTATTTTAAGGGCACTAAGGGGCCACACATTTCCTATGGGCTTTCTCACTTTCAAAAGCATCCCAGTCTATGATACTTTGCTCCCCTCTTTTCCCGTAGACGAATGCAGCACATGTTACATTTTCAGTAGCAATGAAGTGAACACTAATGATTGATTAGCTTGGTTATCAGCTAGATATTCCGAAGACAAAAAAACCTTTCCACTGAGGTTCTAACTGAAATGATAACCTCAGGACCATCTCTTCTAAATAACTAAAAGTGAAAAGGGCGATGAGGGGCAacagacaaaataaaaaaacaaatgcaacctCACCTCAAGAAATTTGAAATCTGGCTTGAGTGTAAAACAGATGCCCTCTTGAGTCAACAAAGAACGAATAACAAGGGAAAACCTCTCTGGAATCCGAATGGGATAATTATAAACCAGTTTATTGAATTGCCCTGCagttaaaatatcaaatatagcAATCGTCATAAATCAAAAGCAAGCTAAGGAAAAAACACATTATCAACTAAAAgacacaatatatatataaattaccaGTAACACTTCGGAAATTAAAATCAGAGAGCCCTTTTCCAGCAGAATTCTGCCAGATGGCTTCTAAAGCCGGAATAATAGGAGAGACATCAGTTCCACTAGCCAAGAAACCAAGCCTGGTAAAATCATTGGCCATCTCAGCATAGTCCTCATTTACAGCATGGACAACAGCATCAATTAGTATCTGCTTATTTTGCTGAAAAACAAAAGGCAAAACAATGTGTAGGGTAAGACGGACCAAACTTAGTGAAGAATAGTAAGAAAGTACTATTTCTATCAACTGCCCTTTGACGCACATAGTAGTGAACTGTCAGTTACTATATAGCAGAAGATTAGACTGTTCTTGAAAGAAGGAAAGCAGCATGACAAATCTAAGCATGGCACATGCTCAACAATGAGAATTGGTAACATTATCTACTGGTAAAAACATGTATAGTACAAAAAAGCATTTGGCTACCATGAATTGATATAAGAACTACAACAAAATTCTTGGAATTACATGCTGACACCAATAGAGCATAAATCATTGCTAACTCAAGCATTGACTTCTGGTATATGTTACCTGACTAAGTACAGCCACATTCCCAAAGTCCACATAAGCAATACGCCCATCTCGCATGGCAAATATATTTCCAGGGTGGGGATCTCCATGAAATAACCCAAATTCAAGCAACTGGCGAAGAGCAGCACTTACTCCAACAGTTAGAAATCCATTTACATCAATTCCAGCATTCTTAATAGCCTGAGATGCATTGAGAGAAAATGTTACACAAAGTGATACAGCACgaaatcatttccaaatgagTATGACAATATACTGTGTACAATCTAGATATCCAAACCTGTGGGTCAGTGCATCGAATGCCATCTATCCATTCCATCACCAAAACACGTGACCCAGAAAGATTTTTGTAAACCAGAGGAATTTTGACAGTAGGATCACCTTTGAAGTTCTCAAGGAAGTCTTCAATGTTCCTGGCTTCCTAAATAATAAAGAAGAGAatcaaaaagaaagagaagaataTAAGATACAAATACAAACAACACCTCTATTTTAGCAGTTTTTGTTTGTGGCTAAGATGAATTTGTAAAAAGACATCAATCGCAATCAAGCTAAACTCCATTCTTATCTTAGTAAAAAGAGCATAAATGAACATACCAAGGTATAATCAAGCTCCTCCAAAAGTTTTTCACCGAATTCATCAACTATTAGTTCAGCATTGCAGCCCAGTTTTTGTATACTAATTCCATTTAAGAAGGAGGCAAGTGTTCGGAATAGAAAAAGATCACGATAGATTATAGGTTCTATCTGAGGCCTCAGGACCTGTAAGTACAGGAAATTTCATTAATTGTATTACGAAAACTTGTCCTTGTTTTTGTTGTAAGGTCACCATTATAGAGTTGTACTTAAAAGAGAATCCTGCAATACAAATATAGCCATGCAAGATAGATCACAACCAATGCGATTTCTCAGCAAAAATGCAATAATTCTTTAGCAGATTCTAATAGGTAGACTAAAtggagaataaaagaaaatatacctAAAACAAAAGGACACAATTATGAGAAAAGTATTGAAGCATGGAGATGTCAAATCATAAAAACATCAGAACCTTAAATACAAAAAGTCGAAATAGTAATTAGTAGCTTCAAACTTGGGTTGATGACATGATTAAAAGCATAAAGAATAGCAAGAGTAGGAAACATTTCCATGTATGTGCAGAAGCTAAATAATATAACTAAAATTACTGTTATAATCTGAATTAGATGCTAAGCAAACCAAAATCTACCTTTTAACCATTCACTGCAGAGCAATTAAAGGAAGCAAGAAATCCAAAGTACAATTACAAAAGTTACAAAAGTTACAGCTAGAACACAATGCATGCTGGTAGAACTTAAGCTGCAACAATACCTAAGCACGTAATCTGGTCATGTAGCCAAAAGTACAATTGTCATGTAGAAAAATTACAGCTGTAACACTATTCATGCAGTACAATTCAAACTGCAACGCATGCTCAAACACAGCTAATTTGATTATCAATAATAAGATCAGAGTAAGCAGTTTAGCCTGTCAAACTAAAAAATGCGGATAGCATCACCAAGCCAACAGCAACTTAAACTTGAACAATAGCTGCAAAACTATGGGAGAAAACAGACAAAAGCCAATGGTAATAACTCTAATACCTTAATTGCAACATCTTCACCCGAAGAACGAAGTGTTGCACGATAAACCTGACCCAAGCTTGCAGCTGCTATTGTTCGCGACGAAATTTTGCTAAATAAAGCTTCAAGGGGTTGGCCCAATTCTTCCTCAATGATCTTAAAAGCAACCTGTCAATACGATTCTCATCAAGTAAAAGGGAACGATCCCAGCATAACACAAAATTTGGCCACTTGTTCACACAGGGATAATAGAGTTCATTCTCACCTGATTGGGGAAAGGAGGAACATCATCTTGAAGAATGCACAGTTCGTTCATATAATCTTCTCTGATAATATCAGGTCTGTTAGCAAGAACCTGtcagaacaaaataaaataaccatcaCCAGGTCAAAGACATTATCTGATCATCAACCCCCATTCAACAATTTTTGATAAGAAATTAGGGAAACTCATCCTAAAAACCTTTTCACTGGGTCAAGTAGAATATAGTATCCAGTGAGTTCAAACGGGAAGAAATTAGAAGAACCATTTACGAGTACaataacagtttcaaaaatgaagAGTGAAAGAGATAAACCTGGCCAGCTTTGATAAAAGATGGTCCCAGGTCACATAATAGATTCCTGAGTTGGCGAGCTCGAAATGGAACGACCTCTTTATCCCTCCCGACCAGACAATCGTACATCAAAGAAGACCAATACAGCCCCAATTTCCACACAATCTTCACACCACGTAAAATTAGTGATGCAACCGCCCCTCGAGATTCCAGTACCTTATTTCTGACCTATAtgccaaaagaaaaatcaaattaaaagcaGCTACTAACAGAATTCCCTATGATCATTAAACCAATCAGGCTAACCGGAAAAAAAATAGCGAactgaataaattattatataattactagtatataataatatataatatcatcGTACTGTCTCAGGGGAGTACTTGCGAAAAGGGATGCAAACACCGCGTTCAATATCAAGTTGTTCCAGAGCACTGCTAGACATCCCCGAAGTTAACGCCCTGCTCTTGGAGTCGACGGGAGCCGTTAAACTCCGCCTTCCATTATCAGCGACAACTTCAGTTGATGAGGCGGCAAAATTAGAAACTCTGACCGCTGAGTGTTTCTTCTTGTTTCTTCGTGGCAGTGGGACGCCATGGATAGAGACTGGTGAAGATGAGATTTGAGATCTGTTTATGCAATTGGAGTGAATCAAGTTCATCATGAAACCTTGAAGGAGAGGGATCTTTGGCGTTGGAGAGGAGCCGCTCAATTGAGAGCATAAaagagttttctttaaaaaatagttaaaatggaCAACCACATAACATTTTGCagataataattttctttaaattaataaataatatatttataatacgTGCTATAATAAGCTATAAACGATGTCTGTTTGGCTTGCGATGCGTCCACGCTATTTGTTTGACGCAGATGCGTAACATGCGTTACGTCTTGCGTGGCAATCGATGCAGCTATATCTTTTGAGTTTTGACCCTGAGGCGCATAAGAGATGTCCATTCAAGCTTAGCAGGTGAGATTGcttcttaaaaataatagtggTGATAGAATTAATTATAATCAAGGGAGGGATTACTGTTTAGATTCAAATTCAGTTACCGTaaatttatatctattttttgctattaattttttttttattttgcaaatttagacttcatattttttctttagttaattttatcttgtattgttctcttttttatgcacggttctttgtttttcttccgTATTTGACTTCCCTTCGAATGAGGACTCCATCATCGTcatcattattgttattttactaATGAATGCACTCATCCTTGAAAGaagttaatttgttttttttcttatcagtatatataattttgagatttgtgGGTCAATGTaatttacattataaataagataataatttgatactctataaaatgagttttttaataaaagtaaaattttgtatataataaCTTGGAATCGAATTTAAACTTAGATAACCACAAAATTATACAACTATATTAAAACACCACacaaaattgactaaattagtcatatatataataaaaaagtttattggtcaaatagattaattttttgaaaatttagggaaataaaCCGTTTTCTTAGAAAGTATGTGAAAGTGCATCCAATTGAGAGCATTTTTTGTATAGTTGATAGGAAAATGCGCCCAGCTTTAAGTTGCAAATTCTggattttttaacataattagtTTTTCtagttaaatggttaaatgttagtgattttattattgaatttcgGGTTTAAATCCTCTCCCACTCgcattcatattttttatttcgtgttgttttaacatttttaatgattttttaacatATCAACTCatttgattaaatggttaaataataatgattttatccTAAGTCACAAGTTCAATTTCTCTTctaaacacatttgtaatttttatttcatattgtttcaagctttttttaaattaattaatatatatttttcaaattttaattcattttttaattaataactcttttattcataaaatcaaataataaatatgtatttatataataaaaatatattttacatatatcattatgttaaaaatatttgaaattaataactccattatatttaatataaacattagctaatttttgatataattttctttatatataatatttatatgttaaatatttattttctccatgTATATTATACGTAttgtgattttaatattataaaataaaataattatttcaaatataattattatttttatctgtaaaatatttcaattaattatttcaaatatcattatgtttatatatgaaatatttcaaataaacataaaaattatacaatactAATATTTACTACACTCATGAtatggattgaaaaataaatattgcacatataaaattatatttactaaaataataatatttataataaattatttgattttatgaataaaagagttattaattaaaaatatgaattaaaaatttaaaaattgaaaacaatatatctattaattaaaagtaaaaaacttgaaataacgtgaaataaaaattactaatatgTTTAAAAGAGGAGAATTGAACTTagatttgaatgatgaaatcattattatttaactatttaatttaggagatgatatattaaaatactaattaaaaataaaaaacataaaccatcataaaataaaaaaatataaatgtgagTGGGGAGAAATTGAACTTAATACTTAAGAATAAAATCATTAACATTTAACTATCTAACCAAAAtactaattatattaagaaaGTAAAAACCGAcctatttaactaatatttttttacatatgtGACTAATTTAGCCCacaaatcatattaaatcatattaagGTCATACAAAATCATtacacaaaataataatgacgtaaatattattattgattcGGCCTTTTACTTTCggggatttgattaaaaaacCTTTAGGGGATACAAGTAACACTAATACTAAAAAGTCTAAAACAAATGACTTGTCGAGATTGCACTTACTATTTGTTGCACTTCTCGCGGCCAAGAATCAGGCGGGAAAACCAAACTACTTGGCGGGAAGTAAAACAGGTAAATCTCTCTCTCTGTCTATATTTGTAGCAGTAATATTATCTTTAATTCTACAAAGTActattacttttaattataatttcgtTTTCAAGTTTCAAGGCTTCTCTACTTCTGGAGTCCCAAATATGTTCTCGAGCAGCCAGTTCGACGCAGCCACCGCCTTCTCCGGCGGCGGATTTATGCCTTCTCAGTCTCAGTCTTCTCAGTTCGTTAATTCAATTCCATCTCAGGTATGGATCGGTCATCTCTCTTTCCTGTTTATACCCGTGAAATTACAAAATccttgtttcaaaattttgtgatTGCTATAGTTGGtctaatttcaatttcttaatttttgttaaGGATAAGCAGAGCCGTGACACACAGGGATTGTTATCAGCTACGGTGAAGCAGATAAGTGAAGCTTCTCAATCTGGCGATGAGAAGCCCAATTTCACAATTGACGGTGTTCATGTGAACAATGTACCATTTATTCGATCTTTTGGCCgattccattttatttatttgtttcgcATGGAATGAATCATACGTTTCAAGTCATAGCCCTATAGTATCAGATCTATGCAGCTTAGTTTtgaagagatttcaattaagaCATTCAACTATTGGTTATTTAGTTTTgaagaaatttgtttatttttttttgggctTCGCCGATTCAGGTTAAGGTGGTCGGGATGCTGTTTAACAAAAACGTAAGGTCCTCAGATGTTCGTTTCGAGCTTGATGATGGAACTGGCCGAATTGAATGTATAAGATGGTGATGCACCAGTTTCTATTTGAGCccaattaatttgtaaatatcataaattattCTGTGATTTCAGTCTTCATTAGTAATAGTAGCCTAGTTTTTTTTTAACCGTACAGCTAAAATCAATATTGAAATTAGAGAAgcaattttgatttgaaatcttaAACCATTTCCTTCAAAtgcttatttgtttcaatcaggGTAACTGAAAGTGCTGACGCAAGGGAAATGGATGCAATAGAGTAAGTTCTTTACTTCTCTCCTTTATGTAATTCAATCAAGCATGATCTATTTTGTCTTTTGGAATGTCAttagatgtttttatttaagttgttaTCTTATTATATTCTTTACTTTCATTTTACAGTGGGGATGGAACATATGTTCGTGTCATTGGACACTTGAAAAACTTTCAAGGCAAAAAGCAACTAAATGCCTTTTCTGTGAGGTAAGGtctaaattttcttgttttcccaatttttttatatttggtatgtCCATAATCAGATCACATTAACGGTTCTAATGCCATCTGATCCATGTGACGTGGCATTGTTTCTACGGAGTCATGTATATGTGTTTGTTAAGTTAGCTTTATTTGAATTCCCAATGAAGCAAGCACGAGAGACAGCAAGAATAACAATTGTTGTTTATGCTACTCTGCTTTGGCGTTgcaatgagaaattgatgccaAAGGAGCCTACTGTCTGAGAATGTATCAATGTTTACCTTAGTTGCATTTTAGTGTGCTTATGGTACGATCAGAACAGCAATGAGCTTCATTCGCTATGCcacttctatttttttatttaatattaattcttCATTTTGGCCATTTGTCGTCTAGTTGTTTAACCTATAATCTTTGTTATGTTATCTTGGATATGTAATAGTGATGACTATTTGGCTTCTATTTAATACACTTCTGTGCATCTGTGTGAAAGCATTAGCTTCATAGTTTCTTtgggtttcttgattttctcagGCCTGTcacaaattttgatgaaattacttgtcactttattgaGTGCATACATTACCATCTGCAGAACTCCAAGGTACAGGTATTTATGTCTACAACTGATGAAGTTGCACATTAAACGCTTAGGCTTGTGATTCATTCTCTTGAGATGAGAATAGCTTTTGATGGGTGTTTTCCTCGTGCTAATTGTAGTTGGAGGGTGGTGCCCCAGCCCAGCCACAGATGACAAATTCATCATTCAGCACCCCTGTTCGAGGTGCATCAAATGGATACCAGCCAGCTTTGGTGAATGATGTA
This sequence is a window from Gossypium raimondii isolate GPD5lz chromosome 5, ASM2569854v1, whole genome shotgun sequence. Protein-coding genes within it:
- the LOC105767430 gene encoding protein ACTIVITY OF BC1 COMPLEX KINASE 1, chloroplastic isoform X2, encoding MYDCLVGRDKEVVPFRARQLRNLLCDLGPSFIKAGQVLANRPDIIREDYMNELCILQDDVPPFPNQVAFKIIEEELGQPLEALFSKISSRTIAAASLGQVYRATLRSSGEDVAIKVLRPQIEPIIYRDLFLFRTLASFLNGISIQKLGCNAELIVDEFGEKLLEELDYTLEARNIEDFLENFKGDPTVKIPLVYKNLSGSRVLVMEWIDGIRCTDPQAIKNAGIDVNGFLTVGVSAALRQLLEFGLFHGDPHPGNIFAMRDGRIAYVDFGNVAVLSQQNKQILIDAVVHAVNEDYAEMANDFTRLGFLASGTDVSPIIPALEAIWQNSAGKGLSDFNFRSVTGQFNKLVYNYPIRIPERFSLVIRSLLTQEGICFTLKPDFKFLEVAYPYVAKRLLTDPNPALRERLIQVLFKDGVFQWKRLENLIVLAKENVAKMSSNPAIQVKNGPISRSWQTVSKLDLTDTIKDGARLVLFDEGIRRQLLLALTEDSKLHVEELVDVYKLVEDDINIPAVAMEVVQDFPNVVRDFLLSWSNSVLSDR
- the LOC105767433 gene encoding replication protein A 32 kDa subunit A isoform X1 translates to MTCRDCTYYLLHFSRPRIRRENQTTWREVKQFQGFSTSGVPNMFSSSQFDAATAFSGGGFMPSQSQSSQFVNSIPSQDKQSRDTQGLLSATVKQISEASQSGDEKPNFTIDGVHVNNVKVVGMLFNKNVRSSDVRFELDDGTGRIECIRWVTESADAREMDAIDGDGTYVRVIGHLKNFQGKKQLNAFSVRPVTNFDEITCHFIECIHYHLQNSKVQLEGGAPAQPQMTNSSFSTPVRGASNGYQPALVNDVSVQYSTDGFKGFDKLVLNYLQQPSNIDREIGVHVNELSQHLKAPVEKIKDAIEFLEREGLVYSSIDDYHYKAVEGC
- the LOC105767433 gene encoding replication protein A 32 kDa subunit A isoform X2, which gives rise to MTCRDCTYYLLHFSRPRIRRENQTTWREVKQFQGFSTSGVPNMFSSSQFDAATAFSGGGFMPSQSQSSQFVNSIPSQDKQSRDTQGLLSATVKQISEASQSGDEKPNFTIDGVHVNNVKVVGMLFNKNVRSSDVRFELDDGTGRIECIRWVTESADAREMDAIDGDGTYVRVIGHLKNFQGKKQLNAFSVRPVTNFDEITCHFIECIHYHLQNSKLEGGAPAQPQMTNSSFSTPVRGASNGYQPALVNDVSVQYSTDGFKGFDKLVLNYLQQPSNIDREIGVHVNELSQHLKAPVEKIKDAIEFLEREGLVYSSIDDYHYKAVEGC
- the LOC105767433 gene encoding replication protein A 32 kDa subunit A isoform X3; protein product: MTCRDCTYYLLHFSRPRIRRENQTTWREVKQFQGFSTSGVPNMFSSSQFDAATAFSGGGFMPSQSQSSQFVNSIPSQSRDTQGLLSATVKQISEASQSGDEKPNFTIDGVHVNNVKVVGMLFNKNVRSSDVRFELDDGTGRIECIRWVTESADAREMDAIDGDGTYVRVIGHLKNFQGKKQLNAFSVRPVTNFDEITCHFIECIHYHLQNSKVQLEGGAPAQPQMTNSSFSTPVRGASNGYQPALVNDVSVQYSTDGFKGFDKLVLNYLQQPSNIDREIGVHVNELSQHLKAPVEKIKDAIEFLEREGLVYSSIDDYHYKAVEGC
- the LOC105767433 gene encoding replication protein A 32 kDa subunit A isoform X4, encoding MFSSSQFDAATAFSGGGFMPSQSQSSQFVNSIPSQDKQSRDTQGLLSATVKQISEASQSGDEKPNFTIDGVHVNNVKVVGMLFNKNVRSSDVRFELDDGTGRIECIRWVTESADAREMDAIDGDGTYVRVIGHLKNFQGKKQLNAFSVRPVTNFDEITCHFIECIHYHLQNSKVQLEGGAPAQPQMTNSSFSTPVRGASNGYQPALVNDVSVQYSTDGFKGFDKLVLNYLQQPSNIDREIGVHVNELSQHLKAPVEKIKDAIEFLEREGLVYSSIDDYHYKAVEGC
- the LOC105767430 gene encoding protein ACTIVITY OF BC1 COMPLEX KINASE 1, chloroplastic isoform X1, giving the protein MMNLIHSNCINRSQISSSPVSIHGVPLPRRNKKKHSAVRVSNFAASSTEVVADNGRRSLTAPVDSKSRALTSGMSSSALEQLDIERGVCIPFRKYSPETVRNKVLESRGAVASLILRGVKIVWKLGLYWSSLMYDCLVGRDKEVVPFRARQLRNLLCDLGPSFIKAGQVLANRPDIIREDYMNELCILQDDVPPFPNQVAFKIIEEELGQPLEALFSKISSRTIAAASLGQVYRATLRSSGEDVAIKVLRPQIEPIIYRDLFLFRTLASFLNGISIQKLGCNAELIVDEFGEKLLEELDYTLEARNIEDFLENFKGDPTVKIPLVYKNLSGSRVLVMEWIDGIRCTDPQAIKNAGIDVNGFLTVGVSAALRQLLEFGLFHGDPHPGNIFAMRDGRIAYVDFGNVAVLSQQNKQILIDAVVHAVNEDYAEMANDFTRLGFLASGTDVSPIIPALEAIWQNSAGKGLSDFNFRSVTGQFNKLVYNYPIRIPERFSLVIRSLLTQEGICFTLKPDFKFLEVAYPYVAKRLLTDPNPALRERLIQVLFKDGVFQWKRLENLIVLAKENVAKMSSNPAIQVKNGPISRSWQTVSKLDLTDTIKDGARLVLFDEGIRRQLLLALTEDSKLHVEELVDVYKLVEDDINIPAVAMEVVQDFPNVVRDFLLSWSNSVLSDR